The Clarias gariepinus isolate MV-2021 ecotype Netherlands chromosome 26, CGAR_prim_01v2, whole genome shotgun sequence sequence GCATCAACTTAGAAATCCCATGTTTCTCCCATGGTCAATTATATGTCACATGTTCAAGAGTGGGCACACCAAAATTCTTTACAAATTAATGCCTAAAAGCCAAACAAAATATACTGTTCATCCCAAGGCACTGGAGTAGTGAAGATCATATAAAGTCAGTTAGAATTTTATCATAGCAGTGTTTGTTGTTACTATCTTTCAGTATTTTCAAATATGTTGTTTGTAGTTGTGGAATACTATTTGttcaatattaataaaactttgcAATACTTTATGTGTTTAGTCcataaatatcattaaatataAGCGttctgttttttcccttgtCCTTAAACTAAAGATGTATGCAGACGGAGCCGCAGGTAACTTCTAGTACATAAAACTATTTTAGTTAAGCAAGTGTTCGAACAGGTAGTTCTATTCACAGGCACGTCCACCAGGTGGCATAATACCACCTCAGAAAACTTTGCAAAACAACTACTCAGCCTTGTTCTGTACATGGAAAATTCCCCTCTGACACTGTATCAGgcttttttcatttcttcattaTCAGTGCGAGTAATCATACAAAAAGTGTTTGCGGATATTTCAACAAAATTTCAAGACCCACAGTGGCTTTGTGAACACGTCATTCTCGTtccgaacaaaaaaaaaaaatttcaacaaCACATTCTACGAGAGCTTGAGACACAATGAATATTGATTTATTGTGAATACACAAGGATCACTTGCAGTAACGgcttatttaaaactttatatGAAACATCCACTTTAACACTAGGAAATGGCTTGCATTTCATCTGAAAGGTGATACATGTTATTGTTACTTCTCAGTTAGGTCAAACTTTTAGGTatgcagacatactgtatctatcactgaaatatttaataaaacatggacatttttacagtacttgatataaataaatatgattcaCTAATATTTTTCATATGGCTTAAATGTACTTTTAATAAATAGACAGTACATCAAATAAATATACCTGCTAAAACACTTATTTTAAACAAGGTCCCAATTTGAATTCTCGTAAGGCTCGTCTATACCCTCCTCACTCACTGTCTCATAGGCGTTTGTATCCAGTGTGCTGTCATCATTATCAATCAGGTTGCAGATCTTCAGTCGTGCCATACTGTCTTTCTGTGGACGCATGCTGAACACAGGACAAACAGAATGCTTGAACTTGGCAATAAATGAGTGCAGAATGCAGCCTGTATTGACATTGTAGAACTTCAGTTGTCCTTTATCACAATCCAGGAAGACGCCGAGGGTTTGAACATTGCTCTCCTTGACCCTGCTGAATTCGTTGTTGTACAGCACAGAGAGCTCGCCACCATCACACTCCAGAACCCATGAACTCCTCTCCTGGGACACGGCTAAAATGTGGATGCCTTTACCCCGGCTTTGTTCCAATACTCCCACTTGCCAGCTTTCACAGCCTCCTACATCCACCTCCCAGTAATGCAGGCCTTTACTGAAGCTCTGGGATGCTTGCTGGTTAATCCATGATAACCGAGAAGTATAACTGAGGCTGTCTGATGGGCACACTGACATCTCTGTCTTGTCCTCTGAGATCTGCAGATTTCCTTCCTCTTTACTCTCTTCCAACGTAATAGTCTCTGAAactgaaaaattaataaaatactttgttagacaataaaattttatcctAAGAATTTATTTCTCACTTGTTAAAGATGGCCACATTTGAGCTTGACCCATTGCCCACTCAGCTCCGGCGGCACCACACCATGGCTAACTTTTGGCTCTTACCCAAGTTACAATAAAAGGAATTTCATTGTACTGTAGCGTACAgtaacagtcaaaagtttagatgAATCTTCTAGTTCagtgttcaaattcaaattcactgtttttgtttagtgctttattttctacattctagaacagtaCTAgacatttcaaaactatgaaataacacatactgtactgtatggtattaggtaattaagtaagaagaacaacaacagtTATTTTTTACGTTAAGTCATGAAAGTCAGCTGTTCTTGACCGATATTGtcaattgcatttaaaaaaaaccatcaagcaccatgatgaaactgtctctcatgaagaccatcccatgaaagcaagaccaaaactttaAAGCTCAGCAAAACCAAAAGTGTATTTAAAGTTATCAGCCCCAAAAATCACAAATCTAAAGCaccatatataaaattgtttacaaatgatttacagagcatgagtagcagacacatctcagtatcaactgttcaaaggagattattgcatattttcaaTGCCTTCAGgattgtccaaacttttgactgtacATATATGACAAATAATAGCATCATATTCTATCCCTTTTTGCATGTTCATTTCTGTTCCGTCCCTTATTGACTTTTAAAATTATAGTCCTACACTCTTCTACTGTATCATTGTCATACTAAAGGGATTTATCATCACTTAACtagcttttaaaaatatctttatattAACATTGATTAAAAATATCCAAATGCACTTACATTCCCATGGCCGTGGCAGaagctctttgtttttttccactatTTTCTTGACGGAGTTTTCCAGAGCTTTTATTCTTGTGTCATCGACTTTAAGCTTCTTTTCCACAGAGGAGTAAAACTTGTTTATTGTATGCAGGCTGCAAGAAAACCACAATGTCTTTCAGTCTCTGACTCCAAGGTTCTGGGCTTGCTCAGTTTTATGTGCTGAACAtcctataatttaataattaagatGTGTTTGTTACTCACCTGGTTTTAACTGTGTTGATCTCTCCCTGcagaaagcaaataaaaagcAAGTAATTAGTTTTGTGCTGAAGCATTGCTTTTATAGTAGATCCAAACTTATTGaggtaataaaaatgtttaccaGCAGGCTGGCTGGGTTTTCATGCTCCTGTCTGCTGCTAAGCTGTTTTATGTCCTCACTCATGGCTGTGGACTTGCTCTGGTAGTTCTGCGTGTCCTCGAGCAGCTGATGGAGTTGCCGCTTGATCGTTTGCTTTTGTACATTCAGGATGAAAAAAGCCTGCTGCTGATTCTGCTCGATCAAAGTCTGCAGGGTATGGTACTCCTGCTGAAGCGTCTCCTGTGTCCTGCTGCACATCTCCTGGACATCAGAGGAAATTTAATTGAGCAATCATAATCACAGACATaatagttaaaaggtttttcattattattattattattattattattattattattgttgttgttgttattgttgttttgttggATGTTATTTAGCTCTTGAGTCTCATTACCCATGTTTTTCCCTGGAACACCCTGAGATAAATCTCACCTCCAGCTCACGCTCTGCTGCTGCAATCCTCGGTGTCAGGTCACCAAACTTCCTTTCTCTGGATGTCAGATTCCCGGACAGTTCGTTTAATTTTTTCTGTAATACATTGAGTAAAGATGGATAAACATCATTATGCATTCCCCTAATAAACATAAAGATTTATGATCATTAATTATTACTGTAACCAGTGGTAtgtaatacatatatttatttctgatttattagataaatatttttgcatagaCATTGGAAGAAGTGTTTTCTCTAATTTCaattacagtgaaaaaaaaaaacagctcttaCCACTTGATCGTGCACCACGCTTTTCAGGTCTTTCAGGTGATGATCCCGGTGTGTGCCCTTAATCACACATTGGCTGCTGAGCGGCTGATCGCATGTGAGGCAGTAAAGTACCACTGAATCAGCATCCAGCGAATAAGTCGAAGGAGAGATAGACGTAGGGCTAGAGTTAGAGCTAGAGTTAGAGCTAGACTTAGAGCTAGACTTAGAGCTAGAATTAGAGCTAGACGTTAAGCTAGAGGCAGAGCTAGAGGCAGAGCTTGACGTAGAGCCCGGCCGAGACCTCTGCACGgggttgtgtttgtgtttaaagaaGCGCATCCTGTCTTGATGAGTCAAAGAACAGCACCCTGTGTGAAATATATGTGTGCGcgtctatgtgtgtgtaatctctGTGTGATCTGTGCGAAATGACTTCAGGAATCTGCTGTTGCTATTTTATAAAGCTTCTGAAGGAGGAGCTAAAGGGTGGAGGATACGTGCAAGTACTTTCTGGTTTGCATTATCGTCTAGGAAAAAAACCGTTGCGCCATCAAGAGAAATTCCTGAAACATTTAACAACCCACCCATATTCTGTGTTACTTTAAATAATCTAGTGTTCTTtccattataaaaattatttacacacacacacacacacacacacacacacacacacacacactatttaattatataattatattaaatgcctaattattttaattattaagaaATTCAATACTATTGTCACAAGGATGTGAATCAGCCCTTTACTGTACTACACTGTACTAGTGGCAGATTGAATTTCCTGTCACCACTTCTTGATCACCCTACTGTATGGACACTGAAGTACCTCTTAAATTTTTGTCCATAAACTCTTTTTGCcacttatatacagtagctctATTGAGGTAGTCTGTTGCAGACCCAAAGGCAGTCAGACCAGTCTTACAAATTGTGCTTTAAGGAAGGCTTTATCCTCATAagcaaatatatatagtatatgcagtacagtatatgctgatATGAACATCAGGGAAATATTATTCTGGCttttttatacaattatatGGGCACCTATTGTAGCAAAATCCACATGTTGGAAAAAATTaaaggagcttttttttttcatctggttagccctcagcaaaaataaaaacgcCCACTAAATAGGTTATTAATGAATCAATATAAAACCTTTACAGCCTTTGTGTCTGCATCAGGCATTACATAAACAGCATCGATGACTATGACAAAGAACTCCCTTGGAAGATAAAAGGGGCAACATTTAACAGTCAAAAACTCAAAGTTATTAGTATTAATATAGATGCACCACAAACCACAAGTTCTGCCACAGAGGGTGGCACTGCCATACAGTATGCATAGTAAGTTGTAAACCTTTTCATGCTGATAGTGTTCTCCCTaacagaatcagaatcagaatgagatttattgcattttattaaggaataaaattaataattccttaataaaaaggaaaaaggaaatgaCGAAACaaagaaaccacacacacacacacacacacacacacacacacacacacacaccacacacacacatacacacacacacacacacacatgcacacacacatgcacacacacatgcacacacacacgcacacgcgcacacacacacacacacacacacacacacaaaagttaaCAGCAAATAGAGTAGGATGTGGCTTTTTACCAAAAAGGTCAAGTAAATATCAGTGGTACTGCAAAGCGGTTTTGCACACAATATTGTACATATGTTTTTTGCACAGTGAGAAGAAattttaactgttcatgaggtaaATTGCCTGGGTGATAAACTGTTCTTGTGCCTGACTGTCTTAATGTTTGGTGCTCTGTGGCAGCGAGCAGACAGCAAAAGTTCAACAAGAAGGTAGCTTACTGTACGTATGAGGAGTCCAGAGTGATATTCCTAGCCCTTTTCTTCactctgaatatatatatatctcttgAAGCGTGGGCAGGGGAGCGCCGATAATACCGATGATCCATGTGTATGTTCATCATATGCAAAACTCCTGCTCCACCACATCCTAAAGTTGCGTCATTGGATTTAAATCTAAAGGCCGTTTGAGTACAGTGAAATCAATGAAAGCAGTTGGATATGATTTTAGCTTTATGACATGGCACCTTATCCTGTGGtaataaagggatggacatggtcagcaacacTACTCATTTAGGCTGTGTCATTTAAATTATGCTTCATTGGTGGTAACAAGTCCAAAGCGTCTCAAACGGCCCCCCACACCCATGCCATTACACCGGCATCTTTTTAACACTTAATTTAGACCCTACCATTAGAATGTCGAggctcatcagaccaggcacaTTGTAGACACTGTTTCCTATTCTTAGCTGATAGGAAAGGCACCCAGTAAAACCTACTGCTTTTGTAGACAACCAGCTTCAAGGATCAACATATTGTGTGTTCAGATGCTCTTAAGCATGGCTCACAAGATGATACAGTATTTGAGCTATTTGTCTAAATCAATTTGGCCAGAGTTTAGACAAGTAGGTCTTGCACATGTGTGTCCACCAGGTGGCACAATACTATCTCAGAAAACTTTGCAAAACAACTACTCAGCCTTGAAGATGGAAAATTCCCCACTGTCACTGTATCAGGCTTAATTTTACTTCAGTAAGAAATTATGCAAAATGTGTTCACAAAGTCCCCAGAGTTGCTTTGTAAACACGTCATTCTCgctcagaaaaataaaaatgtctaaaatatcATCAAAAACAATCTACGAGAGCTGCAGGAACAACAAATTCATTTATTCTAAAAACACAAGTAGCACTTGCAGTAAAAGCTTACTTAAAACTTTATATGAAACAATCACTTTTACACTGGGAAATAGcttgcattttatataaaaggtgATACATTATATTGTTAATTCTCAGTTAATTATCAACCTTTTTAGTATACAGACATGGTGAATAAAAGAAGAGCTTTTAATACCAACAAAACAGGAAATTGTGCCACAGTTTTACTATCACTGAAACATTTAATACAGCATTAAACATTCCAGTACTTGTTAGAAATAAATAGGATTTATgtctaaatgtattttttttaaatagacagtacataaaataaatatatatgctaAAACACTTATTTTAAACACAGACCTAATTTGAGCTCTCAAAAGACATCTCTGAACTCTCCTCACTCACTGTCTCTGAGGTCTCTGAAAAAAGAGCGCTGTCACTTTGCCTATAATCATTATCGGTCAGGTTGCAGATCTTCAGTCGTGCCATACTGTCTTTCTGTGGACGCATGCTGAACACAGGACAAACAGAATGCTTGAACTTGGCAATGAATGAGTGCATAATGCAGCCTGTATTGACATTGTAAAACTTCAGTCGCTTTTTATTACAATCCAGGAAGACGCCGAGGGTTTGTACATTGCTCTCCTTGACCCTGCTGAATTCGTTGTTGTGAAGCGCAGAAAGCTCGCCGCCATCGCACTCCAGAACCCATGAACTCATTTCCTCGGACAGGGCTGCACTTGGGATGCCTCTACCCTCACTTTGTTCCACTACTCCCACTTGCCAGCTCTCACAGCCTTCTACATCCACCTCCCAGTAATGCATCCCATTACTGAAGCTCTGAGATGCTTGCTGGTTGACCCATGATGAACGAGCAGTAAGGCTGAAATTGTCAGAAGGACACCTTGACATCTCTGTCTTGTCCTCGGAGATCTGCACATACTCTTGCTTTCTACTTTCATCCAAAGTGATGGTCTCTGAGACtgtcaggaataaaaaaaattgctatatTAGACATTAATTATGACCTttaatctgtataaataaatggatCAGTTAAATGTGCAATGCTTTGAGTCCTGATGCTGGGAAATACAGTATGCCGACATGAATTTTACAGTACTGCAATGTATATGTAGCAAATAAGGGTTAATATTCAATTCATTGTTACGCCTTAATTCTTGTTCTTTAATTTTCCCTCATTTCTCATGTCATTGCTTAACTAGCTTTTATGAATAAGTTTTCattaactattattaaaaatatccaAATGCACTTACATTCCCATGGCCGTGGCAGaagctctttatttttttccactatTTTCTtgatggagttttccagagcttTTAGTCTTGTGTCATCGACTTTTAGCTTCTTTTCCACAGAGGAGTAAAACACGTTTATTGTATGcaggctgcaaaaaaaaaaaaaaaaaaaaacacaatgtctTTCAAACTCTGATTTCAAAGTTCTGGGCTAGAACTTTAATAAGctgataatttaataaataagatgTGCGTGTTACTCACCTGGTCTCAAATGCACTAATCTCCCCCTGCAGAAAGCAAGTGAAAGTGAAAGCAAGTGCTTAGTATTGTGCTGAAATGTTGCTTTGATTTAAACTTAtctcaacaaaaacaacaacaccaccaccaccaccaataataataataataataataataataataataataataataataatagtaaaagtgTTTACCAGCAGACTGGctggattctctctctcttctttgcTGCTAAGCTCTTTTATTTCCTCACTCATGGCTGTGGACTTGCTCTGGTAGTTCTGCGTGTCCTCGAGTAGCTGACGGAGTTGCCGCTTGATCGTTTGCTTTTGTGCATTCAGGATGAAAAAAGCCTGTTGCTGATTCTGCTCAATCAAAGTCTGCAGTGTATGGTACTCCTGCTGAAGCGTCTCCTGTGTCCTGCTGCATATCTCCTGGACATTGGAGGAAATTTAAATGAGCAATCATAATTACACGCATAATATCAGTCATAATCACAGACAAAATTGGCATACTGTATTCTTATTGTATTGATTCAATCCGGACATTGCTTATGCTTCATTCCCTAGAACTTTCTCTAGagagatgttttaaaaaaatgaatcaccAAATAACTTTCatgaacatttttacaaaaatttttttaataataataataataataataataataataataataaaaagcctaTTTAATagagtattttttaaaaagcttaaaaacattaaatgtgatGCATTAGAGGCACGTGATATATtactgtactactactactactactaattattattataaggacattagcaacaacaacattcataataataataacaaataatatttattattactattattgctGTTGATGTATTTCTTAATAAGAACCTTATGTAAATCTCACCTCGAGTTTTCTCTCTGCTGCTTCAATCTTTGGTGTAAGGTCGCCAAACTCCCTTTCTCTTGATCTCAGGTCATCGGAAAGTTTGTGTAGTTTTTTCTATGATacattaaataaagctgaatgaACACAATGAATCCTTCCCATTTATGAACATACAGGTTCATTATTTTTTGTGATCTGCAACTTGtggtgtgtataaatgtatttatctcTGTATTGCTTAGTTACAATTTCATGCCTAGACATTTTaagaaggttttatttttagtaattaaaattaaagtgcAAACAGCTCTTACCACTTGATCATGCACTGCATCCTTTAAATCCTTCAGGTGATGATCCCGGTGTTTGCCCTTAATGACACATCGGCTGCTGAGCGGCTGATCACACGTGGCGCAGTAAATTACTGCAGAACCTGCAATCATCGAACAGCACGAGCCAGTCAAGCTTGGCCGTGATACCTGTGCAGAGGAGCGTCTGCGTAAAATGTTGCGCATTCTggctggatgagtcagacagcaacaccctgtgtgtttgtttgggaaGTGATCTggttgtgtatttgtgtgatcTCTGTGTGTGATCTCTGTCAACTGGCATGAGGCAGCTGCTGTTGCTGTATTTTAAGCCTCGGGGGAGGAACTACAGTAAATGGTGGAGGATAGGAACACACACTGCCTGTTTTGGACTAGGTCTTGTCAATCTATTGACCCCCCTCTCTCTATTCTTTTACCACAAGTAAAATACATCCTGATttagtttttctatttttcgatttaagcattttgtttttgtttcttttttactggtaatttttatcatttacattttaaatatatatctaaacagttaataaatatattatctaAATGTAATAGatgttttgtactgtatacaatTTTTGACACATTGACACatctattaatttttattttttaaattaattaatattttttaaattgcatttaaaacaaaaacaaaaagcaacaaCTTTGACTTAAGgtagaaaaaatacataaactatTGCATTGCACAAGTGATTCTTTCATTTTACATGAACCCTCAAATAATGATGATTCATTATTAATCACACTTCaatgacaacaacaataattttttaaaagtttttcaaCTAAAGAACTAATAAATtactgttaaaaaatgttttattactgaAGAATGATAGAAAAAAAGCTGATGCATTTACAGTAATTAAAACTTTCATCAaatgctgatttaaaaaaaaaattaaccttacATCATGGTTTAAGCgtgttttctctttctcatctcagtattaaaataaaatgcctgCAGAAAATTAACTACAAAACTACTCTTTGTACTAAGGATGAGCATTACTGCAAtgcaaacaaaatgaagacagTAAGAAGATTTGAAAATACAATACATACCAACACTGACACTTTAATTACTAGCATCTGTATTACTAATTGCATGATAATGCAAAGCCTTTAATTCTTAGCATTTTGCTGTCTCAATAATTAAGTCAATAGGGCACAGAACATTAATGGCATATTGTTGCAAGGACTAGCATTTTGAAATAATAAGGATGGTGAAGTATAATGCCTGACAACAAGGAACAAAGACAAACCGTCGCATCTTAATTAGTTATGTCTGTATATCTGGATATAACAATTGTGATGTGCACAGATAATCAATAGTTTAGGTCGTCATTCAATTCAAAGAGGAAATGCATAGAGTAGTGGTAGGGATTGGGGATTAATTGGACAGGGTTTGCAAAGTTAATAAACCAAATTATTGAATATTAtagatattataatatattataataaaagaaaaatattactaTAAGAATATTACTACACTCACCAAAGAATATAACAGACTCAGCATTCCCCACATGTCTAGAATTCTGCCATATACATTTCTACAGTAGAACTGGAGTCTTATTCTTACAGACACACTTTTCTGTTCATACATAATAGAAAAACTCAAATGTGtactaaatataaatttaacatgTCTCATTCATTGGGCATATATACAGAGATGTTACATTTTGCTGATAGTACTAATGGATATTGGTCTGGaggttaaaatgaaatgagcAATACTGTACGtgcataattaaaatgtaatgtaagaagcaaaaaatatatatataaataagtggGGTGATAAAACTAGTAATAAGATGCGGGTGAAGAGTTTTCCCAGGTAGCAAAGCTCACAAGGAAGTAAACATTTGAAGAAAAATCCCATGATCTCATGTTAATGAGGAGTGTTCTAAATTCCTGACATCAAAAGATAAATAACAAAAGGTAAATACCAAACCAACCAACTTGCTCTCATTGGGTCCTTACTAGTCTAATGTTGGCATGTGTGATAGGTTGCATTGGTAATCAGAAAATTGGGTCAGGAGTGTAAAGTAATTCATTTCCTCCTTCTCTTTTACATCTAGAATTTTAGTTTTAATGGTAATAAGTTCAAACTTCCTCCTAAAACAGTGAAGAAATAGCAtaaatatttgctttaaaattGTCATTGGAAAGAAACAAtcattatacatttaaatgaagttttattactttagtttttttgtagACCAGATATATAAGAACCCTACATCTGTGGTAGGAgacacaaaaacatacaaaatattgGCTCCATAGAACCTCTGATGAAGAAACAAGGTGTCCATTAATACTACAATTACTACTACTATACtaatatactactactactactactactactaataataataataataaggtaacttgtggcttagtggttagcaaatTCTTGGCTTAAGGATTTGAAGATTGTGTTCATGCCGTGTGTGTGGAGATTCTATGTTATGTCTGTGCTTGCTGGATTTCCGCCCGGTACTCCAATTTCctttccacaatccaaagacatacacAGTAGGTTGACTGGTATTTCCACACTGCCCATAGTGCGTGATTGGTTGTGGGTGTCCTTGCGCCTTAAGTTTCCTGAGTTGAACTCCTAAGCATAATATGACATGAAGCATCATgacagaaaatgaataaataaacacaatgtaaaaaatatataggaatACACAAGCATTAACTGCAGGTACCTTAAAGAAAAGTCAAAGGAACTTCACATGCAAAAATGGAATTGTgaaaagtgtgtgcatgtgtgccctgcgatggattgccaccccatccagagtgtaccccaatTTTGCATGATCCTGTACAGggtaaagcagtatagacaatgaatgaataaatgaatgtatgtaAGGGTGTGGTTAGCTCTCTTTTTTCTGTGTTGAGGGACAGACTGAATGATACTGTACGTCTCTACCCTTAAGTAATGCAAAACCTAatgtcttgtgttttttttcaatgcGATACTAACTTCCTCAGGGGCTTTTAGACTGAGGCACTGTTAGTGTCTGAACAAGTAAAATCTTGTGAAAATAGTTTACTGATAGAAATTACAATGCTACAGCATGTCAAAGCTCTGGAGCATTAGCGAAAGGGCAAAAGTATAAGCATAAAGGTAAAtgcatgagaaataaaactttaGAGGACCCAGACTCTAAAGGGAACCCAACATTTCACATGATGCCAGATTATAAATCTTTATAATGTTAAGATGTAGAAGAATAAATACAGACTGTTGAATTAGTCTGTTGAAAAGATATTGAGTATGAGCCTGGCTGTTGTTCTATGATAGTGAACAAAAGTATTGtgtagtgtaataaaataacaagGGGAAAGCCATTATCAGATTAAAGAGGAATGAATCAGTATGGGTTTGGTAGGCTCTGATAAGAGGTAACGTAGAAGAAGGTTGGTTTCAATTATAACAAAGACTCTAGTAGTTATACTAGACGTCGAATGAAACAGAAATTGCTGAATGAAACAGATCGCTTTTTATAGACAAAGCTTTCAGTCTTGAAAGAATATCTAGGTCAAACCCAGTCTGCAAGTCAATTTTAGACCAATCAGCCACAATTAAAACAATCACTCAGGGCCAGAAGGTTTAACTTTTGAACTTTGTCTAATTAATATATCATGTTGCTAAATAGTTTGTTCATTCAGTTTTCATCAACTGGATGACTACAGTTACTTTAAAGATTATCCTAAGATATGAGTCCCTAAAATTACCAAATTTTTTACTATATCTTAGACATTTCTGGATATTGCATAAGGATTTCTTAACActaaaagtttaatattaaagTACAGATTTTACAATAATATATTGCTTATGTTGCCTTCTTATTGACTTTGAGTTCCTTAACTACATTCATATTGCTGTTTAGTACAGATCATtgttttctgcatatttttcaaatttgtaaaaacatgaaaattttaaagttggcttgaataaaaagagaaatacaTAAAGCCCAAAAAAGAACATGTGTAAAAAATGAAATTGTTTCATGTGCATGTGAAAGTTTCTGTGAAATCTTTTCATTAATAATTGGTCTTTttgattattgtttattttacacttttttgcATTTCCAGGGAtgagggtttgattctcacCTTAGTTCAGTGTGCTTGGTTTCTTTCACATTGTAAAAACTCTagatattttgtgtttttggccCAACGTCTTACA is a genomic window containing:
- the LOC128513916 gene encoding tripartite motif-containing protein 75-like, with amino-acid sequence MRFFKHKHNPVQRSRPGSTSSSASSSASSLTSSSNSSSKSSSKSSSNSSSNSSPTSISPSTYSLDADSVVLYCLTCDQPLSSQCVIKGTHRDHHLKDLKSVVHDQVKKLNELSGNLTSRERKFGDLTPRIAAAERELEEMCSRTQETLQQEYHTLQTLIEQNQQQAFFILNVQKQTIKRQLHQLLEDTQNYQSKSTAMSEDIKQLSSRQEHENPASLLGEINTVKTSLHTINKFYSSVEKKLKVDDTRIKALENSVKKIVEKNKELLPRPWEFSETITLEESKEEGNLQISEDKTEMSVCPSDSLSYTSRLSWINQQASQSFSKGLHYWEVDVGGCESWQVGVLEQSRGKGIHILAVSQERSSWVLECDGGELSVLYNNEFSRVKESNVQTLGVFLDCDKGQLKFYNVNTGCILHSFIAKFKHSVCPVFSMRPQKDSMARLKICNLIDNDDSTLDTNAYETVSEEGIDEPYENSNWDLV
- the LOC128514336 gene encoding tripartite motif-containing protein 75-like, whose amino-acid sequence is MRNILRRRSSAQVSRPSLTGSCCSMIAGSAVIYCATCDQPLSSRCVIKGKHRDHHLKDLKDAVHDQVKKLHKLSDDLRSREREFGDLTPKIEAAERKLEEICSRTQETLQQEYHTLQTLIEQNQQQAFFILNAQKQTIKRQLRQLLEDTQNYQSKSTAMSEEIKELSSKEERENPASLLGEISAFETSLHTINVFYSSVEKKLKVDDTRLKALENSIKKIVEKNKELLPRPWEFSETITLDESRKQEYVQISEDKTEMSRCPSDNFSLTARSSWVNQQASQSFSNGMHYWEVDVEGCESWQVGVVEQSEGRGIPSAALSEEMSSWVLECDGGELSALHNNEFSRVKESNVQTLGVFLDCNKKRLKFYNVNTGCIMHSFIAKFKHSVCPVFSMRPQKDSMARLKICNLTDNDYRQSDSALFSETSETVSEESSEMSFESSN